The Halomicronema hongdechloris C2206 genome includes a window with the following:
- a CDS encoding DUF6603 domain-containing protein, with the protein MATPGTLESIAIWLAKLFQPLQEELQVGRIRFFFAELGMEFPPELETKAAFTRVLGKAVTRAAQLPRQVTDLIQAIEAEDLSKITNLGVDLFGTIKSLVESFQSIADELKNLGGSLPGISAAELNAFANELPQNIFDYLVIKTLEGTPGMAEIFEFIDAIERQENISGDFTYTSRKIKLNQFTHFISRPGEHLENLYDWGRSSFDGIRLLSTLEKLLNRSGVPAIFDQTAATPVLDLIYLEAKPETNINPKGLELSLLDRIIVDSEEYGLDDWIIRFISNTDLVPGVEIIIQPDGKVAFIPPSGQLKGESFLEWIGGDKNGDPYLILGRPGGSRLEATQLSMRAGIGFAWDPSANRAIGDFTIGGEVKGGKLLIDFSQGDGFLTRILSNIKLESNFDLGFGFSGPDGIFFYGSSSLLVQLPAHIDLGVVKVKAITIGVGIDASEIPISLSADINANFGPLIAAIEQIGMRADLSFPANQNGNLGPVDLDIGFNPPKGVGLAVDAGVIRGGGFLRFYPEKEQYDGILSLELIGIVSVTAIGLITTRLPDGSKGFSLLLILSAEFGSGFQLGYGFVLLGVGGLLGLNRTMKPEPLTEGIRTGATESIMFPRNVIVNAPRIISDLRQFFPPEEGIFLIGPMVKLGWGTPALITFTLGIIFEIPGNIAILGILKVALPDERVPLLVLKVLFIGVLEFDKQRAYFFASLFESRILFITLEGEMGLLIAWGNDSNFVVSVGGFHPQFTPPPLPFPTPKRVSLNILNESWGRIRVMNYFAITSNTVQLGARAELFFGFKVFNLEGHCGFDALFQFNPFFFIIEISCGVSLKVFGIGLFSIELRFSLEGPTPWRAKGYGKLKLLFFTIKANFDFTWGEKKDTSLPPIEVLPLLQGQLQQLANWQVRLPTSSNLPVSLRKREEDNESLVLPPAGTLMVTQRAVPLGIRLDKVGSQKPSDGKRFYLEVVGGLKKVKDLTEQFAIAQFQDFKDDEKLSQAAFQPEDAGLELAVSDRSLATGKAVKRNIRWETHIIDTNSLFALIALLGLVSRLFNLFLNGSVITKSVVSLHYKRQFQPFDEKITLRPEQFVVASTVDNKAISQQAIFTSEAKAREFMQAEVAKDATRRELLHVILSDEVNIDA; encoded by the coding sequence ATGGCTACTCCAGGAACTCTAGAATCAATTGCCATATGGTTGGCGAAATTATTCCAACCACTCCAAGAAGAACTCCAAGTGGGAAGAATACGGTTCTTCTTTGCAGAGTTGGGGATGGAGTTCCCACCTGAGCTAGAAACCAAAGCGGCCTTCACGAGGGTATTGGGTAAAGCCGTCACTAGAGCAGCCCAGCTGCCTAGACAGGTCACAGACCTGATTCAAGCGATAGAGGCTGAAGATCTATCCAAAATTACCAACCTAGGCGTTGACTTGTTTGGCACAATCAAGTCGCTGGTTGAAAGCTTCCAAAGTATTGCAGACGAACTCAAGAATTTAGGAGGTAGTCTGCCGGGAATTTCTGCGGCAGAATTAAACGCATTTGCAAATGAATTGCCCCAAAATATATTTGACTATTTGGTGATCAAAACTTTAGAGGGTACGCCAGGAATGGCGGAGATCTTCGAATTTATAGACGCCATTGAGCGGCAGGAAAATATATCTGGCGATTTCACCTATACCAGCCGAAAAATAAAGCTCAATCAATTCACTCATTTTATTAGTCGGCCCGGAGAACACCTTGAAAACCTCTATGATTGGGGTCGTTCTTCTTTTGATGGCATTCGTTTATTGAGCACCCTCGAAAAATTATTGAACCGTAGTGGTGTGCCTGCCATCTTCGATCAGACAGCTGCCACCCCCGTCTTAGATTTAATTTATCTGGAAGCAAAACCAGAAACGAATATCAATCCTAAAGGATTAGAGTTATCCTTGCTCGATCGGATCATCGTAGACAGTGAAGAGTATGGACTTGATGACTGGATAATTCGCTTTATCTCAAATACTGATCTGGTGCCGGGTGTTGAAATAATCATCCAACCTGATGGAAAGGTTGCATTTATTCCTCCATCGGGACAACTCAAAGGGGAGTCATTTTTAGAGTGGATTGGTGGCGATAAGAACGGTGATCCTTACCTGATTTTGGGGCGACCCGGTGGTAGTCGCCTAGAAGCGACACAACTGTCCATGAGAGCAGGAATAGGTTTTGCCTGGGATCCGTCTGCAAACCGAGCGATAGGTGATTTCACAATCGGCGGGGAAGTTAAGGGCGGAAAACTCCTCATTGATTTCAGTCAAGGAGATGGTTTCCTAACTAGGATCTTGTCGAACATCAAACTGGAATCCAATTTTGATCTTGGTTTTGGCTTTTCTGGTCCAGACGGCATTTTCTTCTATGGCAGCAGTTCTTTACTGGTCCAATTGCCAGCTCATATTGACCTTGGGGTCGTCAAAGTTAAGGCGATCACTATTGGCGTGGGGATTGATGCCAGTGAGATTCCTATTAGCCTGAGTGCTGATATCAATGCCAATTTTGGCCCTCTAATCGCGGCGATCGAACAAATTGGCATGCGGGCAGATCTCAGTTTCCCTGCGAACCAGAATGGAAATCTTGGTCCCGTTGATTTAGATATTGGATTCAACCCCCCTAAGGGTGTTGGGCTAGCAGTAGATGCAGGTGTGATAAGAGGCGGCGGCTTCCTCCGTTTTTACCCCGAGAAAGAACAGTACGATGGCATTCTATCCCTTGAGCTGATTGGCATCGTCAGCGTTACGGCAATTGGCCTGATCACCACGCGCCTGCCAGATGGTTCTAAGGGCTTTTCCTTATTACTGATCCTTTCTGCTGAATTTGGCTCAGGGTTTCAGCTCGGGTATGGTTTTGTCTTGCTGGGAGTTGGGGGTCTGTTGGGGCTGAATCGCACCATGAAGCCCGAACCCTTAACCGAAGGCATTCGAACCGGAGCAACTGAGAGCATCATGTTCCCACGGAATGTGATCGTCAATGCACCCAGGATTATCAGTGATCTACGGCAGTTCTTCCCACCAGAAGAGGGAATCTTCCTGATTGGCCCCATGGTCAAACTGGGTTGGGGAACCCCGGCTCTGATTACTTTTACCCTTGGTATCATCTTTGAGATTCCAGGCAACATTGCCATTTTGGGCATTCTCAAGGTGGCGCTGCCAGACGAAAGAGTTCCCCTACTCGTACTTAAGGTTCTTTTCATTGGTGTCCTTGAGTTTGACAAGCAGCGGGCCTACTTCTTTGCCAGTCTCTTTGAGTCACGGATCCTCTTTATCACCCTTGAAGGAGAGATGGGGCTACTCATTGCCTGGGGCAATGACAGCAACTTCGTGGTTAGTGTGGGGGGCTTCCACCCGCAGTTCACACCGCCACCGCTGCCCTTCCCCACTCCCAAGCGGGTTTCCCTCAATATCCTGAACGAATCCTGGGGTCGGATTCGGGTGATGAATTACTTTGCCATCACCTCTAATACGGTGCAATTGGGGGCCAGAGCAGAATTGTTCTTTGGCTTTAAGGTCTTTAATCTTGAAGGCCATTGCGGCTTTGACGCCCTGTTTCAGTTCAATCCCTTCTTCTTCATTATCGAGATATCCTGTGGAGTCTCCCTCAAGGTCTTTGGCATTGGGCTGTTCAGCATCGAACTGCGGTTCTCCCTAGAGGGGCCGACACCCTGGCGCGCCAAGGGATACGGCAAACTCAAGCTGCTCTTCTTCACCATCAAAGCCAACTTTGACTTCACCTGGGGTGAAAAGAAAGATACCTCCTTACCGCCGATTGAGGTCTTGCCCTTGCTGCAAGGGCAACTGCAACAGCTGGCAAACTGGCAGGTTCGGCTGCCGACATCGAGCAATCTGCCGGTGTCCTTACGGAAGCGAGAGGAGGACAATGAGAGCCTGGTGTTGCCTCCGGCTGGCACCCTGATGGTGACGCAACGGGCAGTGCCGCTGGGTATCCGGCTCGACAAGGTGGGTAGTCAAAAACCCAGTGATGGCAAGCGGTTTTATCTGGAAGTGGTCGGTGGCTTGAAGAAGGTAAAAGATCTGACCGAGCAATTTGCCATTGCTCAATTCCAGGATTTCAAAGACGACGAGAAGCTCTCTCAGGCAGCCTTCCAACCGGAAGATGCAGGATTGGAACTGGCAGTTTCAGATCGATCCCTGGCCACAGGTAAAGCGGTCAAGCGCAACATCCGCTGGGAGACTCATATTATCGACACCAACTCCCTATTTGCATTGATTGCCCTGCTGGGTTTGGTCAGTCGGCTGTTTAACCTTTTCCTCAACGGCAGCGTCATCACGAAATCAGTGGTATCTCTGCATTACAAACGGCAATTCCAGCCATTTGACGAAAAAATTACGCTCAGGCCCGAACAATTTGTGGTGGCATCTACGGTTGATAACAAGGCGATCAGCCAGCAGGCGATCTTTACTAGTGAGGCTAAGGCCCGTGAATTTATGCAGGCAGAGGTTGCCAAAGATGCCACGCGCCGAGAGTTGCTCCACGTCATCTTATCCGATGAGGTCAATATCGACGCATGA
- a CDS encoding chymotrypsin family serine protease: MKSREELIRQHEQLLKVHEKVKDVLAGYPNVVNVGIGIKEIDGQLTEEGCIKIIVREKKSEADLESNAVIPKEVEGIKTDIVIQENKILLAVCAEDEGNYRPIKGGIRINNFRNTGVGGGGTLGCLAKLDADDSWVILSCHHVLYGQDGDEIGQPLVGCSWCCKTNVIAENFDKDKIRDAAIAKVKDDISLKNIILEIGNIQGTGVIPGVASPVSGERVRKRGSTTGLTSGEISYIDPGTSEITIRPNPNGGPADNPGGCTNYVSGVNIFAYHGDSGSVVVNDNNEVIALLYAVSNNYSQAFANDIELVQISLGITINTTSSIPGRVPISISSADLPPNASSNGLNEIWLEYIEERLEETQAGQRIKKIIDAHQEEVLRLVNKHRPVMVTWQRKQGPAFVAALSRSLKNPEYVIPSEINRVSLQNLLMSMAAVLEEHGSEALREDIQKYALEAIQVTKRCSTAEDFLNVIEQLDAEAKIQQSSILTN; the protein is encoded by the coding sequence ATGAAAAGTCGTGAAGAGCTGATTAGACAACACGAACAACTTCTCAAAGTACATGAAAAAGTCAAAGATGTATTGGCAGGCTATCCTAACGTAGTTAATGTAGGAATAGGAATCAAGGAAATAGATGGTCAATTGACTGAGGAAGGATGTATCAAGATAATTGTAAGAGAAAAGAAAAGCGAAGCTGATCTTGAATCGAACGCGGTAATTCCCAAAGAAGTAGAGGGGATTAAAACCGATATAGTCATTCAGGAAAACAAAATACTCTTGGCAGTTTGCGCTGAAGATGAAGGAAATTATCGCCCAATCAAGGGCGGAATTAGGATTAATAACTTTAGAAATACTGGGGTTGGTGGGGGCGGAACATTAGGCTGCCTTGCCAAACTTGATGCTGATGATAGCTGGGTAATTCTTAGCTGCCACCATGTTTTATATGGGCAAGATGGGGATGAAATAGGACAGCCTTTAGTAGGGTGCTCTTGGTGCTGCAAAACCAATGTCATTGCTGAGAATTTCGATAAAGACAAAATCCGAGATGCTGCGATCGCAAAAGTCAAAGATGATATCTCACTTAAAAATATAATTCTGGAAATAGGCAATATACAAGGTACTGGAGTGATTCCAGGAGTAGCTTCGCCAGTTTCTGGGGAACGTGTAAGAAAAAGAGGTTCAACGACAGGTCTTACATCTGGAGAAATAAGCTACATTGATCCAGGTACTTCAGAAATTACTATTCGTCCCAATCCAAATGGGGGACCTGCAGACAATCCTGGGGGATGCACCAACTATGTCAGTGGAGTCAATATTTTTGCGTATCATGGTGATTCGGGCTCTGTAGTCGTTAATGATAATAATGAAGTTATTGCATTGCTATATGCGGTTTCCAACAATTATTCTCAAGCTTTCGCAAACGATATAGAACTAGTTCAAATAAGCTTGGGGATTACGATTAATACAACTAGCTCGATACCTGGCAGAGTTCCCATCTCAATCTCTTCAGCTGATTTACCACCTAACGCTAGCTCAAACGGTCTAAATGAGATCTGGCTCGAATATATAGAAGAGCGGTTAGAAGAAACACAGGCTGGCCAGAGAATCAAAAAAATTATTGATGCGCATCAAGAAGAAGTCTTGAGGTTAGTGAATAAGCATCGTCCTGTCATGGTGACCTGGCAGCGCAAACAGGGTCCAGCCTTTGTGGCAGCATTGAGCCGCAGCCTGAAGAATCCGGAATATGTCATCCCTTCTGAAATCAATCGAGTCTCATTGCAAAACCTGCTAATGAGTATGGCTGCTGTGTTAGAAGAGCATGGCAGTGAAGCCCTGCGAGAAGACATCCAAAAATATGCCTTAGAGGCCATTCAAGTTACCAAACGTTGCAGCACTGCCGAAGATTTTCTCAACGTTATTGAGCAGTTAGATGCTGAGGCGAAGATTCAGCAATCATCTATACTCACGAACTGA
- the alaS gene encoding alanine--tRNA ligase, which produces MPSSQPVAKTGDSIRQTFLTFYEQKGHRILPSASLVPEDPTVLLTIAGMLQFKPIFLGQREAEVPRATTSQKCIRTNDIENVGRTARHHTFFEMLGNFSFGDYFKEEAIAWAWELSTEVFGLPPERLVVSVFREDDDAFAIWRDQIGVPPHRIIRMGEADNFWSSGPTGPCGPCSEIYYDFHPERGDEAIDLDDDSRFIEFYNLVFMQYNRDAEGTLTPLQNQNIDTGLGLERMAQILQQVPNNYETDLILPIIEKAAAIAGLKYHDCDDKTKVSLKVIGDHSRAVMHMIGDGITASNVGRGYVLRRLIRRVVRHGRLIGIEGAFITQVVETAIRLAEEAYPAVRQRQSVIEAELTREEARFLETLERGEKLLAEILQRRSQQISGQDAFVLYDTYGFPLELTQEIAAEHGLAVDMEGFEAEMAQQRQRSKQAHETIDLTVQGSLDKLAEQVHSTDFLGYTDASSYSQVVAVLVQGELAQAAEAGTDVQVILDQTPFYAESGGQIGDRGYLSGEGLVIRIDDVQKDGDIFVHVGRVERGTATPGARVTAQIDRACRRRAQANHTATHLLQAALKKIVDDSISQAGSLVAFDRLRFDFNCPRPLTPEELQQVEEQVNTWIAEGHQADVAIMPLDTAKAKGAIAMFGEKYSAEVRVIDFPGVSMELCGGTHVGNTAEIGLFKIISETGVASGIRRIEAVAGPAVLEYLNLREAVVRDLSERFKAKPEELPERITTLQNDLKAAQKQLDSLRSELALVKSDQLLQQAETVGNLKLLVAELPGVGADALKTAAERLQQKLGEAAVVLGSVPEAGKVSLVAAFSPAVIEHKLQAGKFIGGIAKRCGGGGGGRPNLAQAGGRDPAKLPEALAAAKQQLQQALG; this is translated from the coding sequence ATGCCTTCGTCTCAACCCGTTGCTAAAACCGGGGATTCCATTCGCCAGACATTCCTAACCTTTTACGAGCAGAAGGGCCATCGCATCCTGCCCAGTGCCTCCCTGGTGCCAGAGGATCCGACGGTGCTGTTGACCATTGCCGGCATGCTGCAATTTAAGCCGATCTTCCTGGGGCAGCGGGAAGCGGAGGTGCCACGAGCCACCACCTCCCAGAAATGCATTCGCACCAACGACATCGAGAATGTGGGTCGCACTGCCCGGCACCACACCTTCTTTGAAATGTTGGGCAACTTCAGCTTCGGGGACTACTTCAAAGAGGAAGCTATTGCCTGGGCCTGGGAACTCTCCACCGAGGTCTTCGGCTTGCCCCCAGAGCGTCTGGTGGTGAGTGTGTTCCGGGAAGACGACGACGCCTTTGCCATCTGGCGGGACCAGATTGGAGTGCCGCCCCACCGCATCATCCGCATGGGGGAAGCCGATAACTTCTGGAGTTCTGGCCCTACCGGTCCCTGCGGCCCCTGTTCTGAGATCTACTACGATTTCCATCCGGAACGGGGGGATGAGGCCATCGATCTAGACGACGACTCCCGCTTCATCGAGTTCTATAACCTGGTGTTCATGCAGTACAACCGGGATGCCGAGGGCACGCTGACGCCATTGCAGAATCAGAACATCGATACGGGGCTGGGGTTAGAACGCATGGCCCAGATCCTGCAGCAGGTACCCAATAACTACGAGACCGACCTGATCCTGCCGATTATCGAAAAAGCCGCAGCCATCGCTGGGCTCAAATACCATGACTGCGACGACAAGACTAAGGTGTCGCTGAAGGTGATCGGCGATCATAGCCGAGCCGTGATGCACATGATCGGCGATGGTATCACTGCCAGCAATGTGGGGCGAGGCTATGTGCTGCGGCGGTTAATCCGGCGGGTGGTGCGCCATGGCCGCCTGATCGGCATTGAAGGCGCCTTCATTACCCAGGTGGTGGAGACGGCGATTCGGCTGGCGGAGGAAGCCTATCCGGCTGTGCGTCAACGACAATCTGTGATTGAGGCAGAGCTAACTCGGGAAGAAGCCCGCTTTTTGGAGACCCTGGAGCGGGGCGAGAAACTATTGGCCGAGATCCTGCAGCGGCGCAGCCAGCAGATCTCGGGGCAAGATGCCTTCGTGCTCTACGACACCTATGGCTTTCCCCTGGAGTTGACCCAGGAGATTGCCGCCGAGCACGGCCTCGCCGTGGATATGGAGGGCTTCGAGGCCGAGATGGCGCAACAGCGGCAGCGCTCCAAGCAGGCCCACGAGACCATCGACCTGACGGTGCAGGGCAGTCTAGACAAGTTGGCGGAACAGGTGCACTCTACTGACTTCTTGGGCTACACCGACGCCAGCAGTTATAGCCAGGTGGTGGCGGTGCTGGTGCAGGGGGAGCTGGCCCAGGCAGCCGAAGCAGGCACTGATGTCCAGGTGATTCTAGATCAGACGCCGTTCTATGCCGAGTCTGGGGGGCAGATCGGCGATCGCGGCTACCTCTCTGGCGAGGGGCTGGTGATCCGCATCGACGATGTGCAGAAGGATGGGGACATCTTCGTGCATGTGGGCCGGGTGGAGCGGGGCACCGCGACTCCCGGTGCCCGGGTGACGGCCCAGATCGACCGGGCTTGCCGGCGGCGGGCCCAGGCTAATCACACGGCCACCCATCTGCTGCAGGCGGCTCTGAAGAAGATCGTGGATGACAGTATTTCCCAGGCGGGTTCCTTGGTGGCCTTCGATCGGCTGCGGTTTGATTTCAATTGCCCGCGGCCCCTGACGCCGGAGGAATTACAGCAAGTGGAGGAACAGGTGAATACCTGGATCGCCGAGGGCCACCAGGCCGACGTGGCGATCATGCCCCTGGATACCGCTAAGGCCAAGGGTGCGATCGCAATGTTCGGCGAGAAATACAGTGCCGAGGTGCGGGTGATCGATTTTCCTGGCGTCTCCATGGAGCTGTGTGGTGGCACCCATGTGGGCAACACCGCCGAGATCGGGCTGTTCAAGATCATCTCCGAGACCGGGGTGGCTTCTGGCATTCGCCGCATCGAAGCGGTGGCAGGTCCAGCGGTGCTGGAATACCTGAACCTGCGGGAAGCGGTGGTGCGCGATCTCTCAGAGCGCTTCAAGGCCAAGCCAGAAGAGCTGCCAGAGCGCATCACCACCCTGCAGAACGACCTGAAGGCGGCCCAGAAACAACTAGATAGCCTGCGGTCAGAATTGGCCCTGGTGAAGTCAGATCAGCTGCTGCAGCAGGCCGAGACTGTCGGTAATCTGAAGCTGTTAGTCGCCGAGTTACCCGGGGTCGGTGCCGATGCCCTGAAGACGGCGGCAGAGCGATTGCAACAAAAGCTGGGTGAGGCAGCGGTGGTGCTGGGCTCGGTGCCCGAGGCGGGCAAGGTGAGCCTGGTGGCCGCCTTCAGCCCGGCGGTGATTGAACACAAGCTGCAGGCCGGTAAGTTTATCGGCGGCATCGCTAAGCGCTGTGGCGGCGGCGGCGGCGGTCGGCCTAATCTGGCCCAGGCCGGGGGCCGCGATCCGGCCAAGCTGCCCGAGGCCCTGGCGGCAGCGAAGCAACAGCTGCAGCAGGCCTTAGGGTGA
- a CDS encoding GGDEF domain-containing protein: MTLSTLLVGESQFIQQWMNRLPRLASLLPEAASSMSGAQATMQTTPPDLVILQGSWPQTLCLCDWIKQQSSPGQNYCLVLDDRPCEVGVDGCEALQCYRQSLAAALAAHADAYLWIPEGEMTQDLEMLLRLQLQAGLDQIDAHRKLTRANDLLSAIALVDALTQLQNRRAFDWELSRQVEQARQQQLPLSLLMLDLDHFKAVNDGYGHLVGDQVLQMVAQRLRHGLRFHEMPYRYGGEEFVIILKETNSEAALIVAQRLCNRIGQHPLILNDDGLEIPLTISIGVASLSSEDDAQGTSLLERADDNLLRAKAAGRNRVVA, translated from the coding sequence ATGACCTTATCGACGCTATTGGTTGGGGAGTCACAGTTTATCCAGCAATGGATGAATCGATTGCCACGACTGGCGTCTCTCCTGCCTGAGGCAGCCTCCAGTATGAGTGGCGCCCAGGCGACAATGCAGACCACCCCGCCAGATTTAGTGATTTTGCAAGGCAGCTGGCCCCAAACGCTCTGCCTGTGTGACTGGATTAAACAGCAGTCATCCCCCGGCCAGAACTACTGCTTGGTGTTGGATGATCGGCCCTGTGAGGTAGGAGTTGATGGCTGCGAGGCTCTGCAGTGCTACCGGCAATCCCTAGCTGCCGCCCTGGCTGCCCATGCCGATGCTTATCTGTGGATTCCCGAGGGGGAGATGACGCAGGACTTAGAGATGCTGCTGCGGTTACAGCTCCAGGCAGGTCTAGATCAGATCGATGCTCACCGTAAACTGACGCGAGCCAATGATTTACTCTCGGCCATCGCCCTGGTGGATGCCTTGACCCAATTGCAGAATCGGCGGGCCTTTGATTGGGAATTGTCGCGCCAGGTTGAGCAGGCTCGGCAACAACAGCTGCCATTGAGTCTGCTGATGTTGGATCTCGATCACTTCAAGGCGGTGAATGATGGCTATGGTCATCTGGTCGGGGATCAGGTGCTGCAGATGGTGGCCCAACGCCTGCGCCATGGACTGCGCTTTCACGAAATGCCCTATCGCTACGGCGGTGAGGAGTTCGTGATCATCCTCAAGGAGACTAACAGTGAGGCAGCGCTAATCGTGGCTCAGCGGTTGTGCAATCGCATCGGCCAGCATCCCCTCATCCTCAACGACGATGGCCTGGAAATTCCCCTAACGATCAGCATCGGCGTGGCCAGTCTTAGCAGTGAGGACGATGCCCAGGGCACGAGTCTGCTGGAGCGGGCCGATGACAATTTGCTGCGGGCTAAGGCCGCCGGTCGCAACCGGGTGGTGGCCTAG
- a CDS encoding ATP-dependent Zn protease has translation MSSGIPSKVKLQAQLASIQHPVAQNRYTANVMSITVEASAQIPMRETTFNTLAIAIFLVTLTSLLGPLVNLSPVVPALATAGLLGLVTVDQLGLNGSLGQIAMDGLARTSADYRQRVLHHEAGHFLVAALLQVPVVDYSLNAWDAWRRGLPGQGGVVFDDQALMADLEQGRISRQQINRYCTLWMAGIAAEQWVYGQASGGQDDRQKFQLLWQQLRRPAREVPMSQRWAALQARSLLERHPEAYQALVAAMDQKASVADCYQCMQSHLACGQDQTT, from the coding sequence ATGAGTTCTGGAATTCCCTCTAAGGTTAAACTCCAAGCTCAGTTGGCGTCTATTCAGCATCCCGTTGCCCAGAACCGCTACACTGCCAATGTAATGTCCATCACCGTCGAAGCCTCGGCCCAGATCCCCATGCGTGAGACCACCTTCAATACCCTTGCGATCGCAATTTTTCTGGTCACCCTCACCAGTCTGCTAGGTCCTCTGGTAAATCTCTCCCCCGTCGTACCAGCCCTGGCCACGGCGGGGCTCTTGGGACTGGTCACGGTGGATCAACTGGGGCTCAACGGCAGCCTGGGCCAGATCGCCATGGACGGGCTAGCCCGCACCTCCGCCGACTATCGCCAGCGGGTGCTGCACCACGAAGCGGGACACTTTCTGGTGGCCGCCCTGTTGCAGGTGCCGGTGGTGGACTACAGCCTCAACGCCTGGGATGCCTGGCGCCGGGGCCTGCCTGGTCAAGGGGGGGTGGTCTTCGATGACCAGGCCCTGATGGCCGATCTAGAGCAGGGGCGCATCAGCCGTCAGCAGATCAACCGCTACTGCACCCTGTGGATGGCCGGCATCGCCGCCGAACAATGGGTCTACGGCCAGGCCAGCGGCGGCCAGGACGATCGACAGAAGTTTCAACTGCTCTGGCAGCAGCTGCGGCGTCCGGCCCGGGAAGTGCCGATGAGCCAACGCTGGGCCGCCCTGCAAGCCCGCTCCCTGCTGGAACGGCACCCTGAGGCTTACCAGGCTCTGGTGGCGGCCATGGATCAAAAGGCATCGGTGGCCGACTGCTATCAGTGTATGCAATCCCATCTGGCCTGCGGCCAGGACCAGACGACCTAG
- a CDS encoding BamA/TamA family outer membrane protein: MADQCRGYRENQLVTDNGFTGSLELRFPLSAAPGELQLTPFVEGGFGWNEETSVEGLASIGVGLRWQVDPSFRIRLDYGYPLIDPDQDEDTLQENGIYFSIDWMFEE, translated from the coding sequence TTGGCAGACCAGTGCCGAGGATATCGTGAGAATCAACTGGTCACCGACAATGGATTCACCGGCTCCTTAGAATTGCGCTTCCCTCTATCGGCTGCTCCTGGAGAGTTACAGCTGACTCCCTTTGTAGAAGGGGGATTTGGCTGGAACGAGGAGACATCTGTAGAAGGACTTGCCAGTATTGGCGTTGGCTTACGCTGGCAGGTGGACCCAAGTTTCAGAATTCGTCTGGACTATGGCTACCCCCTTATTGATCCAGATCAGGATGAAGACACGCTGCAGGAAAACGGCATTTACTTCTCTATAGATTGGATGTTTGAAGAGTAA
- a CDS encoding type II toxin-antitoxin system VapC family toxin → MNSPVRCVVDASVAIKLFIEQEGSEQAEVLFAKLSTGPDTELYVPELFYAECANVLWQYVRRANYPATDAKASLVRLKALALQRVAIPELVNEALDIAIAHNISAYDACYVELSERLKVPLVTADSKLIRALEGTNYQVLSLTTFPPLNSNG, encoded by the coding sequence ATGAATAGCCCTGTGCGCTGTGTCGTTGATGCGAGTGTTGCGATTAAGCTCTTCATTGAGCAGGAGGGGTCTGAGCAAGCAGAGGTGCTGTTCGCCAAACTCAGTACAGGACCCGACACTGAGCTGTATGTACCAGAGCTGTTTTATGCGGAATGTGCCAATGTGCTTTGGCAATATGTGCGACGGGCAAATTATCCGGCTACTGATGCTAAAGCCAGCCTGGTGAGGCTTAAAGCCCTGGCGCTTCAGAGGGTTGCGATTCCAGAACTGGTGAATGAAGCGTTGGATATTGCGATCGCGCACAACATTTCGGCCTATGATGCCTGTTATGTTGAACTCTCGGAGCGGCTGAAGGTGCCGTTAGTGACTGCTGACAGTAAGCTCATCCGAGCGCTAGAGGGAACAAATTACCAAGTCCTTTCCCTCACAACGTTTCCACCCTTAAATTCAAACGGATAA